The following proteins come from a genomic window of Streptomyces liliiviolaceus:
- a CDS encoding PP2C family protein-serine/threonine phosphatase → MTKLLEPSDNAFLERGLLPALVLDDDGFTSASHYAPSRSHALLGGDFCDIVQSEDRTVHVVMGDVSGHGAAEAALAVHLRLAWRTAVLCGQSPMRRLRLLERVLVDERPHEDTYATVVSLVFPSDGRSVRVISAGHPGMLHRHAGGIRWVEHRPGLALGLFPGRGDWTESEHTLSAADSVVLFTDGLYEARTSCGRLGEDGLLRLADRHAHLPAQRFVDALVRGASAPAAPEGGTADDVAVLHLGWTRPGLE, encoded by the coding sequence ATGACCAAACTTCTTGAGCCGTCGGACAACGCCTTCCTCGAAAGAGGGCTGCTGCCCGCCCTCGTACTCGACGACGACGGCTTCACCAGCGCCTCCCACTACGCTCCCAGCCGCTCCCACGCGCTGCTGGGCGGTGACTTCTGCGACATCGTCCAGAGCGAGGACCGTACCGTCCACGTCGTGATGGGGGACGTCTCCGGGCACGGCGCAGCCGAGGCAGCCCTCGCGGTGCATCTGCGGCTGGCCTGGCGCACCGCCGTACTCTGCGGCCAGTCCCCGATGCGCAGGCTCCGCCTGCTGGAGCGAGTCCTGGTCGACGAGCGGCCGCACGAGGACACCTACGCCACGGTCGTCTCCCTGGTCTTCCCGTCCGACGGACGGTCCGTGCGGGTGATCAGCGCCGGTCACCCCGGCATGCTGCACCGGCACGCCGGAGGCATCCGCTGGGTCGAGCACCGGCCGGGACTCGCGTTGGGGCTCTTCCCCGGACGTGGGGACTGGACGGAGAGCGAGCATACGCTGTCCGCCGCGGACAGCGTGGTGCTCTTCACCGACGGGCTGTACGAGGCCCGGACCTCCTGCGGGCGGCTGGGTGAGGACGGCCTGCTGCGTCTCGCGGACCGACACGCCCATCTGCCGGCCCAGCGCTTTGTCGACGCCCTGGTGCGCGGCGCTTCGGCGCCGGCCGCGCCCGAGGGCGGGACGGCTGACGACGTGGCGGTTCTTCACCTGGGATGGACCCGGCCGGGACTCGAATGA
- a CDS encoding DUF427 domain-containing protein, whose product MAVESVLHPSLIVPVGHVEPVPRRIRGLIGGRVVFDSRRALYVWEWQAYPEYSIPVEDLVDGVLHDDKHTEQLGAGPAHRHTLRVGAEARAGAAWVWGEGAPGPLHDTVRFEWDALDAWFEEDEPVFVHPRSPYSRVDALRSSSTVRVEVEGVVLAEAPDCVKLFETGLPTRYYLDRTHIDWTRLRQSDTVTRCPYKGTTSAYWSFDGASGPHADIAWTYDFPTIQASRIAGMTAFYNEHVDLYVDGTPLPGFSGTDGQNIE is encoded by the coding sequence ATGGCAGTCGAGAGCGTTCTGCACCCCAGCCTCATCGTGCCGGTCGGGCACGTCGAACCCGTGCCACGCCGCATCCGGGGCCTGATCGGCGGCCGTGTCGTCTTCGACTCGCGCCGCGCCCTGTACGTCTGGGAATGGCAGGCGTACCCGGAGTACAGCATTCCCGTCGAGGATCTGGTCGACGGTGTGCTGCACGACGACAAACACACGGAGCAGCTCGGCGCCGGACCCGCGCACCGTCACACGTTGCGGGTCGGAGCCGAGGCCCGCGCGGGCGCGGCATGGGTGTGGGGAGAGGGTGCCCCGGGACCGCTGCACGACACCGTGCGGTTCGAATGGGACGCGCTGGACGCCTGGTTCGAGGAGGACGAGCCGGTCTTCGTCCACCCCAGAAGCCCGTACTCCCGCGTGGACGCCCTGCGTTCCTCCAGCACTGTCCGCGTGGAGGTGGAGGGAGTGGTGCTGGCGGAGGCGCCCGACTGCGTGAAGCTGTTCGAGACCGGGCTGCCCACCCGCTACTACCTCGACCGTACCCACATCGACTGGACCCGGCTGCGGCAGTCGGACACCGTGACCCGATGTCCCTACAAGGGGACCACGAGCGCCTACTGGTCGTTCGACGGTGCCTCCGGACCTCATGCCGACATCGCCTGGACGTACGACTTCCCCACGATTCAGGCCAGCCGCATCGCGGGAATGACCGCGTTCTACAACGAACATGTGGATCTTTATGTCGACGGCACTCCGCTGCCCGGTTTCTCCGGCACCGACGGCCAGAACATCGAATAG
- a CDS encoding alpha/beta fold hydrolase → MTNPFDPARTRHVRTDVLEIAYHEAGPAHGDTVVLLHGFPYDIHSYDTVAPLLGRQGFRVVVPYLRGHGPTAFRSASQPRSGQQAALGADVVALLDALGVERAYLAGYDWGGRAANVAAALWPERVLGLVSVNSYLIQDISAAARPLAPELEAGFWYFHYFLTERGRAGLAADPQGVARVIWKRNSPEWPFTPEDLARTAQSFANPDYTDVVIHSYRHRLGFAPGAEPYEELEARLAELPGIPVPTITLDGTSDGNFPATDGSSSAHHFTGPRLHRQVPGAGHNLPQERPHAFAEAVRDVRALRRDHAPLGTG, encoded by the coding sequence ATGACGAACCCCTTCGACCCCGCCCGGACACGGCACGTGAGAACCGACGTCCTGGAGATCGCCTACCACGAGGCCGGCCCCGCACACGGTGACACCGTGGTACTTCTGCACGGCTTCCCCTACGACATCCACTCGTACGACACCGTCGCTCCGCTCCTGGGCCGACAGGGGTTCCGTGTCGTCGTCCCCTATCTGCGCGGGCACGGACCCACCGCCTTCCGGTCCGCGTCACAGCCCCGCTCGGGGCAGCAGGCCGCCCTGGGAGCGGACGTCGTCGCGCTCCTGGACGCACTCGGTGTCGAGCGGGCCTACCTCGCCGGATACGACTGGGGCGGCCGCGCCGCCAACGTCGCCGCGGCACTGTGGCCCGAGCGGGTCCTCGGGCTGGTCTCGGTCAACAGCTATCTCATCCAGGACATCAGCGCGGCGGCGCGGCCTCTGGCGCCCGAACTGGAAGCCGGTTTCTGGTATTTCCACTACTTCCTCACCGAGCGCGGCCGGGCCGGCCTCGCCGCCGACCCCCAGGGCGTCGCACGGGTCATCTGGAAACGGAACTCCCCCGAGTGGCCCTTCACCCCGGAGGACCTGGCCCGCACCGCGCAGTCCTTCGCCAACCCCGACTACACCGATGTCGTCATCCACTCCTACCGCCACCGGCTCGGTTTCGCACCGGGCGCAGAACCCTACGAGGAGTTGGAAGCCCGCCTGGCCGAACTGCCCGGCATCCCCGTCCCGACGATCACCCTGGACGGCACGTCCGACGGCAACTTCCCGGCGACGGACGGTTCGTCGAGCGCTCACCACTTCACCGGGCCCCGACTGCACCGTCAGGTGCCCGGCGCCGGCCACAACCTCCCGCAGGAACGCCCCCATGCCTTCGCCGAGGCCGTACGCGACGTGCGCGCGCTCCGACGGGACCACGCGCCGCTCGGCACCGGCTGA
- the aceE gene encoding pyruvate dehydrogenase (acetyl-transferring), homodimeric type, whose translation MSVPSRPATSPVTSELDQLPDRDREETAEWQASLDAVVRNAGPDRAVYLLRRVHEFAARSGLSLPGLLASDYINTVPVSAQPAFDGDLAMETRITALNRWNAAAMVTRGAPLGLGGHIATYASAAWLYEIGFNHFFHGKDGDGSGDQLFLQGHASPGIYARVFLEGRLSAQDLDGFRREATGHGLPSYPHPRRLPWLWEFPTVSMGLGPLGAIYQARFNRYLRARGIKDTSASRVWAFLGDGEIDEPESTAALTLASRENLDNLTFVVNCNLQRLDGPVRSNSKIVQELDARFRGAGWNVVKTLWGEAWDPLLLRDTTGDLVRRLGEIPDAQLQTLAARDAAYIRKSFFTGDALSGVAASLNDTQVVDLFGNSRGGHEPLKVHAAYRAAVEHKGAPTVILAQTVKGHTLGSAFESRNANHQMKKLTPQQFRDMRDLLELPIPDSALAGDQVPYWHPGPDAPEVRYLRERRAALGGPAPARRVVNRPLPQPAATSFEALKKGFGHQEVATTMALVRLVKDLMRDKDTGARWVPIIPDEARTFGMESMFPTAGIYSPHGQTYDPVDADQLLFYKESSTGQLIIEGITEAGSVAEFAAAATSYATHGEPMIPFYIFYSMFGFQRTGDQFWALADQMGRGFVVGGTAGRTTMTGEGLQHGDGHSHLLAATNPAVVSYDPAFAFEIAVIAREGLRRMYGERPENVFYYLTVYNEPKTQPAIPPVPGVEEGIVRGIYRFRPADPAATGPRIQLLASGTAIHWALRAQELLAAEWNVHADVWSVTSWTELRRDALDTDAAVLRGEHRLPYVTEALAGAPGPVLAVSDWMRQVPDQISQWVEQDYFSLGTDGFGLSDTRDDVRRYFRVDAESIVVTALDRLARAGQVTPETTQRARKRHGLDL comes from the coding sequence ATGAGTGTTCCGTCCCGGCCCGCCACGTCCCCCGTGACCAGTGAGCTCGACCAGCTACCCGACCGCGACCGCGAGGAGACCGCCGAATGGCAGGCCTCTCTCGACGCCGTCGTGCGCAACGCCGGGCCGGACCGGGCGGTGTATCTGCTGCGCCGCGTGCACGAGTTCGCGGCCCGGTCCGGGCTGTCCCTGCCCGGGCTGCTGGCCTCGGACTACATCAACACCGTGCCCGTCTCGGCCCAGCCGGCGTTCGACGGCGACCTGGCGATGGAGACCAGGATCACCGCGCTCAACCGGTGGAACGCGGCGGCCATGGTGACCCGTGGGGCACCCCTGGGACTGGGCGGCCACATCGCCACGTACGCCTCGGCGGCCTGGCTGTACGAGATCGGGTTCAACCACTTCTTCCACGGCAAGGACGGTGACGGCTCGGGCGACCAGTTGTTCCTGCAGGGCCATGCCTCACCGGGCATCTATGCCCGGGTCTTCCTCGAAGGACGGCTGAGCGCACAGGACCTGGACGGCTTCCGGCGCGAGGCCACGGGGCACGGTCTGCCGTCCTACCCGCACCCGCGCCGCCTGCCGTGGCTGTGGGAGTTCCCCACCGTGTCCATGGGCCTCGGCCCTCTCGGCGCCATCTACCAGGCCCGGTTCAACCGCTATCTGCGAGCCCGCGGCATCAAGGACACCTCCGCCTCACGGGTGTGGGCGTTCCTCGGCGACGGCGAGATCGACGAGCCGGAGTCGACGGCCGCGCTGACTCTGGCGTCCCGCGAGAACCTCGACAACCTCACCTTCGTCGTCAACTGCAACCTGCAGCGGCTCGACGGCCCGGTGCGCTCCAACTCCAAGATCGTCCAGGAGCTCGATGCCCGCTTCCGGGGCGCCGGCTGGAACGTGGTCAAGACGCTGTGGGGCGAGGCCTGGGACCCGCTGCTGCTGCGGGACACCACCGGGGACCTGGTCCGGCGGCTGGGTGAGATACCGGACGCACAGCTGCAGACCCTGGCCGCACGGGACGCGGCCTACATCCGTAAGAGCTTCTTCACCGGCGACGCGCTCTCCGGCGTGGCCGCCTCCCTGAACGACACCCAGGTGGTCGACCTCTTCGGGAACTCCCGTGGGGGCCATGAGCCGTTGAAGGTCCACGCCGCCTACCGGGCCGCCGTGGAACACAAGGGCGCACCCACGGTGATCCTGGCCCAGACGGTCAAGGGGCACACCCTCGGCTCGGCGTTCGAGTCCCGCAACGCCAACCACCAGATGAAGAAGCTCACCCCGCAACAGTTCCGCGACATGCGCGACCTGCTGGAACTTCCCATCCCCGACAGCGCGCTCGCGGGCGACCAGGTGCCCTACTGGCATCCGGGGCCGGACGCGCCCGAGGTGCGGTACCTGCGCGAACGCCGAGCGGCACTGGGCGGTCCGGCTCCCGCCCGACGGGTCGTCAACAGACCGTTGCCGCAGCCGGCCGCCACGTCCTTCGAGGCCCTGAAGAAGGGCTTCGGCCATCAGGAAGTGGCCACCACCATGGCGCTGGTCCGCCTGGTCAAGGACTTGATGCGGGACAAGGACACCGGCGCGCGCTGGGTTCCGATCATCCCCGACGAGGCGCGCACCTTCGGTATGGAGTCGATGTTCCCCACGGCCGGCATCTACTCGCCCCACGGACAGACCTACGATCCGGTCGACGCCGACCAGCTGCTCTTCTACAAGGAGAGCAGCACGGGCCAGCTGATCATCGAGGGGATCACGGAAGCCGGTTCGGTCGCGGAGTTCGCCGCCGCAGCGACCTCGTACGCCACCCACGGCGAACCCATGATCCCGTTCTACATCTTCTACTCCATGTTCGGCTTCCAGCGGACCGGCGACCAGTTCTGGGCGCTCGCCGACCAGATGGGCCGCGGTTTCGTCGTGGGCGGCACCGCCGGGCGCACCACCATGACCGGGGAGGGGCTGCAGCACGGAGACGGACACTCGCACCTGCTGGCGGCCACCAATCCGGCGGTGGTCAGCTACGACCCGGCCTTCGCCTTCGAGATCGCGGTCATCGCGCGGGAGGGCCTGCGCCGCATGTACGGCGAACGGCCCGAGAACGTCTTCTACTACCTGACCGTCTACAACGAGCCGAAGACGCAGCCGGCGATACCGCCGGTACCCGGCGTCGAGGAGGGCATCGTCCGGGGGATCTACCGCTTCCGGCCCGCCGACCCGGCCGCCACCGGACCCCGTATCCAGCTGCTGGCCTCCGGCACCGCCATCCACTGGGCGCTGCGCGCACAGGAACTCCTCGCCGCCGAGTGGAACGTGCACGCGGACGTGTGGTCGGTGACGTCCTGGACGGAGCTGCGCCGGGACGCGTTGGACACCGACGCCGCCGTCCTGCGCGGCGAGCACCGCCTGCCGTACGTCACCGAGGCGCTGGCCGGAGCGCCGGGTCCGGTGCTGGCGGTCAGCGACTGGATGCGCCAGGTGCCGGACCAGATCAGCCAGTGGGTCGAGCAGGACTACTTCTCCCTGGGCACCGACGGTTTCGGGCTGTCCGACACCCGGGACGACGTGCGCCGCTACTTCCGGGTGGACGCCGAATCGATCGTCGTGACGGCCCTGGACCGCCTGGCCCGAGCCGGGCAGGTCACCCCGGAGACGACCCAACGGGCGCGCAAGCGCCACGGCCTCGATCTGTGA
- a CDS encoding alpha/beta fold hydrolase, whose translation MNARSLTRRARTSLTVLAGFGIAAALTAATVAPASADKNTGPQRPKPTVVLVHGAFADSTSWNGVVKELRHDGYPVVAVANPLRSLSGDSAYLKDVLAGIDGPVVLAGHSYGGSVISNAATGNKNVKALVYLAAFLPEKGESAVDLSGKFPGSTLGDALRPVPFTNPDGSRGTDLYIRNDKFRHQFAADVSRGQTDLMAVTQRPVTDAALAEGAAEPAWKSIPSWVLIADQDLNIPPRTQQFMAERAHAHTTKVRASHAVSVSQPGKVTDVIENAAHSVR comes from the coding sequence ATGAACGCTCGTTCCCTCACCCGCCGCGCCCGGACCTCGCTCACCGTGCTGGCCGGGTTCGGCATCGCCGCGGCCCTGACAGCCGCGACCGTCGCGCCGGCCTCCGCCGACAAGAACACCGGACCCCAGCGGCCCAAGCCGACGGTGGTGCTGGTCCATGGCGCGTTCGCCGACTCCACCAGCTGGAACGGGGTCGTCAAGGAACTCCGGCACGACGGATATCCCGTGGTGGCCGTCGCCAACCCCCTGCGGTCCCTGAGCGGGGACTCCGCCTATCTCAAGGACGTCCTGGCCGGCATCGACGGTCCCGTGGTGCTCGCCGGACACTCCTACGGCGGATCGGTCATCAGCAACGCCGCCACGGGCAACAAGAACGTGAAGGCGCTCGTGTACCTCGCCGCCTTCCTTCCGGAGAAGGGCGAGAGCGCGGTCGACCTGTCGGGTAAATTCCCCGGCAGTACCCTCGGTGACGCCCTGCGCCCCGTGCCGTTCACCAACCCCGACGGCTCCCGGGGCACCGACCTGTACATCCGGAACGACAAGTTCAGGCACCAGTTCGCTGCCGACGTGTCCCGTGGCCAGACCGATCTGATGGCCGTCACCCAGCGGCCGGTGACCGACGCCGCCCTGGCCGAGGGCGCGGCCGAGCCCGCATGGAAGAGCATTCCGTCCTGGGTGCTGATCGCCGATCAGGACCTCAACATCCCGCCGAGGACGCAGCAGTTCATGGCCGAGCGTGCGCACGCGCACACCACGAAGGTCCGTGCGTCCCACGCCGTGAGCGTCTCGCAGCCGGGGAAGGTGACCGACGTCATCGAGAACGCCGCTCACTCGGTGCGATGA
- a CDS encoding carboxymuconolactone decarboxylase family protein: MDARINYFGNALAGKVMRHLNSAGAIVAPALPVATQELVKIRASQINGCGFCTDMHAKEATAAGETQVRLNLVAAWREATVFSDAERAALELTEQGTRLADNPAGVTDEAWAGAAKFYDEDQLAALISLIALINAYNRINVINRQPAGDYQVGMFG, encoded by the coding sequence ATGGACGCACGCATCAACTACTTCGGCAACGCCCTCGCCGGCAAGGTCATGAGGCATCTGAACTCGGCCGGCGCGATCGTGGCTCCGGCCCTGCCCGTCGCCACCCAGGAACTGGTGAAGATCCGCGCCAGCCAGATCAACGGCTGCGGCTTCTGCACCGACATGCACGCCAAGGAGGCCACCGCGGCCGGGGAGACGCAGGTGCGCCTCAACCTGGTGGCCGCATGGCGTGAGGCCACCGTCTTCAGCGATGCCGAGCGTGCGGCGCTGGAACTGACCGAGCAGGGCACGCGCCTCGCGGACAACCCGGCCGGTGTGACGGACGAGGCATGGGCCGGCGCCGCCAAGTTCTACGACGAGGACCAACTGGCCGCGCTGATCTCGCTGATCGCACTCATCAACGCCTACAACCGCATCAATGTCATCAACCGTCAGCCGGCGGGCGACTACCAGGTCGGCATGTTCGGCTGA
- a CDS encoding alpha/beta hydrolase, giving the protein MSDVILEPAAQDFADATAKPPLLHELGVEGARKLLDDVQAQPVEKPEADEKWITLPTGVGDVRVRIVKPAGATGVLPVILYIHGGGWILGNAGTHDRLVRELSVGAGAAVVFVEYDRSPEAKYPVAIEQAYATARWITTEGAEEGLDGSRLVVAGDSVGGNMTAALTHMAKQRGDVVFLHQSLYYPVTDAAQDTESYRTFAHGPHLTAKAMEWFWDAYTTDPAERAQITASPLRATLDDLRGLPPALVIVDENDVLRDEGEAYARKLIQAGVATTSIRYNASLHDFMMLNPVRGTQASSAAVEQAVHVLRKALGTD; this is encoded by the coding sequence GTGAGCGATGTCATTCTCGAACCCGCCGCCCAGGATTTCGCCGACGCCACCGCAAAGCCGCCACTGCTGCACGAACTCGGAGTCGAGGGGGCGCGCAAGCTCCTCGACGACGTCCAGGCACAGCCCGTGGAGAAGCCGGAGGCGGACGAGAAGTGGATCACCCTTCCCACCGGTGTCGGTGACGTGCGGGTGCGCATCGTGAAGCCGGCCGGTGCCACCGGTGTCCTGCCGGTGATCCTCTACATCCACGGCGGTGGCTGGATCCTCGGCAACGCCGGTACGCACGACCGGCTGGTGCGCGAACTGTCCGTCGGGGCCGGGGCCGCCGTGGTCTTCGTGGAGTACGACCGGTCTCCCGAGGCCAAGTACCCCGTCGCCATCGAGCAGGCCTACGCCACCGCTCGGTGGATCACCACCGAGGGAGCCGAGGAAGGACTGGACGGCTCGCGGCTCGTGGTCGCCGGTGACTCCGTCGGCGGCAACATGACCGCCGCCCTGACCCACATGGCCAAGCAGCGCGGCGACGTGGTCTTCCTGCACCAGTCGCTGTACTACCCGGTGACCGACGCCGCCCAGGACACCGAGAGCTACCGGACCTTCGCGCACGGTCCCCACCTGACGGCGAAGGCCATGGAGTGGTTCTGGGACGCGTACACCACTGATCCCGCCGAGCGCGCGCAGATCACCGCGTCCCCGCTGCGGGCCACGCTCGACGACCTCCGGGGTCTGCCGCCGGCGCTCGTCATCGTCGACGAGAACGACGTGCTGCGCGACGAGGGCGAGGCCTACGCCCGCAAGTTGATCCAGGCGGGCGTCGCTACCACCAGCATCCGCTACAACGCGAGCCTGCACGACTTCATGATGCTGAACCCCGTCCGCGGAACGCAGGCTTCGAGCGCGGCCGTCGAGCAGGCCGTCCACGTCCTGCGCAAGGCTTTGGGCACCGACTGA
- a CDS encoding MFS transporter yields MPLTPSYDSPPPLRLADAHGRATLLVTVLGSSVVMLGSTVTNVALPRIGDDFDADLAVLQWTVNAYMLTLAGLILLGGALGDRFGRRRVFVVGVLWFAAASFLCGIAPDTHTLIAARALQGVGGALLTPGSLAIIEASFHPDDRPRAIGLWSGFGGVGAALGPFVGGWLVDGPGWRWTFFLTIPPALLCVPLALRHVPESVGASRRKTAPPGETRHRMPGFDVTGAALATYTLTEARTGGPAVLGAATGSVLAGWAFLVVERRGSDPMVPLSILSSRQFTAVNVITLCVYAGTAGFFFLTALELQIVVGYSALAAGAAMLPNTALMLLFSSRSALLAKRLGPRVPLTLGPLVCGAGMLLMLRVGPDASYSQDILPALLVMGCGMVVMVAPLTMTLLSSVDAEHAGLASGINNAAARAAGLMAVAGLPLLVGMGPDAYRSTAAFDMSFSRAMPLCAGLLFAGALVAFALLPQNAATAHHAHGRAHGWLMEPPLVSPRARRRTAD; encoded by the coding sequence ATGCCCCTCACCCCGTCGTACGACAGCCCACCTCCCCTGCGTCTGGCCGACGCCCACGGCCGGGCAACCCTGCTGGTCACCGTCCTGGGCTCCAGCGTGGTGATGCTCGGCTCGACCGTCACCAATGTGGCACTGCCCCGTATCGGCGACGACTTCGACGCCGACCTCGCGGTTCTGCAGTGGACCGTGAACGCCTACATGCTCACCTTGGCGGGGCTGATCCTCCTGGGCGGAGCGCTGGGCGACCGCTTCGGCAGGCGACGCGTCTTCGTCGTGGGCGTCCTGTGGTTCGCGGCGGCCTCGTTCCTGTGCGGGATCGCGCCCGACACCCACACACTGATCGCTGCCCGAGCGCTCCAAGGCGTCGGGGGCGCTCTGCTCACCCCGGGATCACTGGCGATCATCGAGGCCTCCTTCCATCCGGACGACCGGCCCCGCGCGATCGGACTGTGGTCGGGTTTCGGGGGCGTGGGCGCGGCTCTCGGGCCCTTCGTGGGCGGCTGGCTGGTCGACGGCCCCGGCTGGCGCTGGACCTTCTTCCTGACCATTCCACCCGCTCTGCTGTGTGTGCCCCTGGCGCTGCGCCATGTGCCGGAGTCGGTGGGCGCGTCCCGGCGGAAGACCGCTCCGCCCGGCGAGACGCGACACCGGATGCCGGGATTCGACGTCACCGGGGCCGCCCTGGCCACGTACACGCTGACCGAGGCCCGGACCGGCGGGCCGGCCGTCCTCGGCGCGGCCACGGGCAGTGTCCTGGCCGGCTGGGCGTTCCTTGTGGTCGAGCGGCGCGGCAGCGATCCGATGGTGCCGTTGTCGATCTTATCGTCACGGCAGTTCACCGCAGTCAACGTGATCACCCTGTGCGTCTACGCCGGCACCGCGGGATTCTTCTTCCTCACCGCCCTGGAACTGCAGATCGTCGTCGGGTACTCGGCACTCGCGGCGGGGGCGGCCATGCTGCCGAACACCGCGCTGATGCTGCTGTTCTCCTCCCGCTCGGCCCTCCTCGCCAAGCGGCTCGGACCGCGCGTGCCGCTCACGCTGGGCCCGTTGGTGTGCGGTGCGGGCATGCTGCTGATGCTGCGCGTGGGCCCCGACGCCTCCTACTCGCAGGACATACTGCCCGCCCTGCTGGTGATGGGCTGCGGCATGGTCGTCATGGTCGCTCCGCTGACCATGACCCTGCTGTCATCGGTGGACGCCGAGCACGCCGGACTGGCCAGCGGCATCAACAACGCGGCAGCGCGGGCGGCCGGGCTGATGGCCGTTGCCGGCCTGCCCCTGCTGGTCGGTATGGGACCGGACGCCTACCGTTCGACCGCGGCTTTCGACATGTCGTTCAGCCGGGCCATGCCGCTATGTGCCGGACTGCTGTTCGCCGGTGCTCTGGTGGCGTTCGCGCTGCTGCCGCAGAACGCCGCGACCGCCCACCACGCGCACGGCAGAGCGCACGGTTGGCTGATGGAGCCGCCGTTGGTGTCCCCCAGGGCCCGTCGTCGCACCGCCGACTGA
- a CDS encoding SDR family oxidoreductase, whose product MRVLVAGATGLMGSRTVARLRDHGVEVGQLSRAQGVDLRTGDGVEQALRAVDVVVDVTDAPSHERRVSEQFFTAATGNLLRAAGAAGVAHYVLLSLVGADRVDSGYFPAKAVQERLARRSTVPYSVVRASPFFETVQSVAAAATRPDGVRVAPLLLRPVSVDDVAATVAHVAVGVPLFDVLETAGPEEGRLTDLVSDLLTALGLPGQVVTDPRAPFFGAELSERALLPGPDAHLGHHSFARWLKER is encoded by the coding sequence ATGCGAGTACTCGTAGCAGGTGCCACCGGCCTCATGGGGTCGAGAACCGTAGCCCGGCTCCGGGACCACGGCGTCGAGGTCGGGCAGCTCTCCCGTGCGCAGGGAGTCGACCTCCGCACCGGGGACGGTGTCGAACAGGCGCTGCGTGCCGTGGACGTGGTCGTGGACGTCACCGACGCCCCCTCGCACGAGCGGCGGGTGAGCGAGCAGTTCTTCACCGCCGCGACCGGCAACCTCCTGCGGGCGGCCGGCGCGGCCGGCGTCGCGCACTACGTACTGCTGTCGCTGGTGGGAGCCGACCGGGTCGACTCGGGCTACTTCCCGGCGAAGGCGGTCCAGGAGCGGTTGGCCCGCCGGTCCACCGTCCCGTACTCCGTGGTGAGGGCCTCGCCCTTCTTCGAGACCGTTCAGTCCGTCGCTGCCGCCGCCACCCGGCCGGACGGTGTGCGCGTGGCGCCCCTGCTGCTGCGGCCGGTCTCGGTCGACGACGTCGCCGCGACGGTCGCGCATGTCGCGGTCGGGGTGCCCCTGTTCGACGTCCTGGAGACGGCCGGCCCCGAAGAGGGCCGGCTTACGGATCTCGTCTCCGATCTCCTGACCGCCCTCGGTCTGCCGGGGCAGGTCGTCACCGATCCCCGGGCGCCGTTCTTCGGCGCGGAGCTCTCCGAGAGGGCTCTGCTTCCCGGACCTGACGCCCACCTGGGCCACCACTCCTTCGCCCGGTGGCTCAAAGAGCGCTGA
- a CDS encoding cupin domain-containing protein — MSYPYPELKYWGEDGEVSAVFRPAATPPALGVSGAGQSATHYLATTETTRGEFGLYRVEMKPRAGGPKTHFHKRISESFYILDGTVRVYNGVQWIDARKGDFLHVPQGGLHAFRNDSDAPADMLLLFTPGAPREEYFEQVSQLAHASDEERDAFFDKHDSYFVE, encoded by the coding sequence ATGTCGTATCCCTATCCCGAGCTGAAGTACTGGGGCGAGGACGGCGAGGTCAGCGCCGTCTTCCGGCCCGCGGCCACCCCTCCGGCCCTCGGCGTCAGCGGCGCGGGGCAGAGTGCCACCCACTATCTGGCGACCACCGAGACGACCCGAGGGGAGTTCGGGCTGTACCGGGTGGAGATGAAGCCGAGGGCGGGCGGTCCCAAGACCCACTTCCACAAGCGGATCTCGGAGTCGTTCTACATCCTGGACGGCACGGTCCGGGTGTACAACGGCGTGCAGTGGATCGACGCGCGCAAGGGTGACTTCCTTCATGTGCCGCAGGGCGGCCTGCACGCCTTCCGCAACGACTCCGACGCCCCGGCCGACATGCTCCTGCTGTTCACCCCCGGGGCGCCCCGTGAGGAGTACTTCGAGCAGGTGTCCCAACTGGCGCACGCCTCGGACGAGGAGCGGGACGCGTTCTTCGACAAGCACGACTCCTATTTCGTGGAGTAG